The Egibacteraceae bacterium genome includes a region encoding these proteins:
- a CDS encoding glycosyltransferase, producing the protein MTPSAAHVAMVSEHASPLAVLGGEDAGGQNVHVAQLATAIARRGVKVVVHTRRDDPALPPSVPLAPGVVVDHIDAGPPAAIGKDHLVPYMDEFAARLAARWSSRLPALVHAHFWMSGRAALAAAHPLGIPVAQTFHALGVVKRRHQGARDTSPAERQGTERSILAAADRVIATCSNEVFELKRLGADLSRVAVVPCGVDLDRFRPTGPAEPRRPGWRRLVVVSRLVERKGVGNVIAALRGVPGTELVVAGGPAAAELDRDPEANRLRRLAAAYGVADRVELRGRMDNAAIPALMRSADAVVCVPWYEPFGMVAVEAMACGVPVVASAVGGQIDTVVDGVTGVHVPARAPDRVAAALRELLDDPARLGALGAAGAARARERYGWDRVAACTLEAYPRAHAVDARVTAGGEPAPAPIAGRGGPR; encoded by the coding sequence ATGACCCCCAGCGCTGCGCACGTGGCCATGGTGTCCGAGCACGCGAGTCCCCTCGCCGTGCTGGGCGGGGAGGACGCCGGCGGGCAGAACGTGCACGTCGCGCAGCTCGCCACCGCCATTGCACGCCGGGGCGTGAAGGTGGTCGTGCACACCCGCCGCGACGACCCGGCCCTGCCGCCGTCGGTGCCGCTCGCCCCCGGCGTCGTCGTGGACCACATCGACGCGGGCCCGCCCGCGGCGATCGGCAAGGACCACCTGGTGCCCTACATGGACGAGTTCGCCGCGCGGCTCGCCGCCCGCTGGTCGTCGCGCCTGCCCGCGCTCGTCCACGCGCACTTCTGGATGTCGGGGCGCGCGGCCCTCGCCGCGGCGCACCCTCTCGGCATTCCGGTGGCCCAGACGTTCCACGCGCTCGGCGTCGTGAAGCGCCGCCACCAGGGCGCCCGCGACACGAGCCCGGCGGAGCGGCAGGGAACGGAGCGGTCGATTCTCGCCGCAGCCGACCGCGTCATCGCCACGTGCAGCAACGAGGTGTTCGAGCTCAAGCGCCTCGGGGCCGACCTGTCACGGGTGGCGGTCGTGCCCTGCGGCGTCGACCTCGACCGCTTCCGTCCCACCGGCCCGGCCGAGCCCCGCCGGCCGGGCTGGCGGCGACTCGTCGTCGTGAGCCGCCTCGTGGAGCGCAAGGGGGTCGGCAACGTCATCGCGGCCCTGCGCGGCGTGCCGGGCACCGAGCTCGTCGTGGCGGGCGGGCCCGCCGCCGCGGAGCTCGACCGCGACCCCGAGGCGAACCGCCTGCGGCGGCTTGCCGCCGCGTACGGCGTCGCCGACCGCGTCGAGCTGCGGGGGCGGATGGACAACGCCGCCATACCTGCGCTCATGCGCTCCGCGGACGCCGTGGTCTGCGTGCCCTGGTACGAGCCCTTCGGCATGGTCGCGGTCGAGGCGATGGCCTGCGGCGTGCCGGTCGTGGCCTCGGCGGTGGGTGGCCAGATCGACACGGTCGTCGACGGGGTGACCGGGGTCCACGTCCCCGCCCGCGCACCCGACCGGGTCGCCGCGGCGCTGCGGGAGCTGCTCGACGACCCCGCCCGCCTTGGCGCCCTGGGCGCCGCGGGGGCGGCACGAGCGCGGGAGCGCTACGGCTGGGACCGGGTGGCCGCCTGCACCCTCGAGGCGTACCCGCGGGCGCACGCCGTCGACGCCCGGGTGACGGCGGGAGGCGAACCCGCCCCGGCGCCGATCGCCGGCCGGGGGGGGCCCCGATGA
- a CDS encoding SIS domain-containing protein, with translation MMSRRDPVPTGRAHLEALAAPLAELHHEVDRIDAWGRHLATVLVAGGRLLAAGNGGSAAQAQHLTSELVGRYRDDRPPYSAIALHAEPSALTAITNDYGAGHAFARQVTAHGRAGDVFLALSTSGRSRNVLAAVEAAGQAGLVTWALTGRRPNPLADAAGDVVSVNAPATATVQEVHQVIVHLLCASVEAELAAGRARPRRRSAVGVRP, from the coding sequence ATGATGAGCCGCCGCGACCCCGTGCCGACCGGCAGGGCGCACCTCGAGGCGCTCGCCGCCCCCCTCGCGGAGCTGCACCACGAGGTCGACCGCATCGACGCGTGGGGCCGGCACCTCGCGACGGTGCTCGTCGCGGGCGGGCGCCTGCTAGCGGCCGGCAACGGCGGCAGCGCGGCGCAGGCGCAGCACCTCACGTCCGAGCTCGTCGGCCGCTACCGCGACGACCGCCCCCCCTACAGCGCGATCGCACTGCACGCCGAGCCGTCGGCGCTGACCGCCATCACGAACGACTACGGCGCCGGTCACGCGTTCGCCCGCCAGGTCACCGCGCACGGCCGCGCCGGCGACGTGTTCCTCGCGCTGTCCACGTCGGGGAGGAGCCGCAACGTGCTCGCCGCGGTCGAAGCCGCCGGCCAGGCGGGGCTCGTCACGTGGGCGCTGACCGGGCGCCGCCCGAACCCGCTCGCGGACGCGGCCGGCGACGTCGTGAGCGTGAACGCTCCGGCCACCGCCACGGTGCAGGAGGTCCACCAGGTGATCGTGCACCTGCTGTGCGCGTCCGTGGAAGCCGAGCTCGCGGCGGGACGCGCCCGGCCGCGGCGGCGGTCCGCCGTCGGGGTGCGGCCATGA
- the rfaE2 gene encoding D-glycero-beta-D-manno-heptose 1-phosphate adenylyltransferase — protein MRPLVVIGDTLLDRDVEGHAERLCPDAPAPIVEEPVARSRPGGAGLAAALAAGDGRDVTLVTALGRDPAGQELAGLLAAAGVKVLDLGSDGRTAQKTRVRAGGHTLVRIDEGGRGGGAIGALGAPARAALGRARAVLVADYGRGITADPGVRAALAALPRHVPVVWDPHPRGAEPVAGARLATPNRDEAARLVPDVDGTALAAVTARAQALAARWQAGGVAVTLGADGALLVGGDGTPLAVPAPPAGTAPDPCGAGDRFAASAAGMLADGALPSEAVTGAVAAASRFVAGGGASALALPGAGATPPGAEPDDPVAAVRRRGGTVVATGGCFDLLHAGHVRMLAGARALGDCLVVLLNSDDSVRRLKGSGRPLVPAHDRAAVVSGLACVDAVRVFDEDTPERALAELRPDIWVKGADYAVADLPEAAVVRAWGGQAVVLPYVPGHSTTTIIEEVTRREHP, from the coding sequence ATGAGGCCGCTCGTCGTCATCGGCGACACGCTGCTCGACCGGGACGTCGAGGGGCACGCCGAGCGCCTGTGCCCCGACGCACCCGCCCCGATCGTCGAGGAGCCCGTCGCCCGCTCCCGCCCCGGCGGAGCGGGGCTGGCGGCCGCGCTCGCCGCCGGCGACGGCCGCGACGTGACCCTCGTAACGGCCCTCGGCCGGGACCCCGCGGGCCAGGAGCTCGCGGGCCTGCTCGCCGCGGCCGGTGTGAAGGTCCTCGACCTGGGCAGCGACGGACGCACGGCCCAGAAGACCCGGGTGCGTGCCGGGGGCCACACGCTGGTGCGGATCGACGAAGGCGGGCGGGGCGGCGGCGCGATCGGCGCGCTCGGCGCCCCGGCCCGCGCCGCGCTCGGCCGGGCCCGCGCCGTGCTCGTCGCCGACTACGGCAGGGGCATCACCGCCGACCCCGGGGTCCGCGCCGCCCTCGCAGCCCTGCCCCGTCACGTGCCGGTCGTGTGGGACCCCCACCCGCGCGGGGCCGAGCCGGTCGCCGGCGCGCGGTTGGCCACCCCCAACCGCGACGAGGCCGCGCGGCTCGTCCCCGACGTGGACGGCACCGCGCTCGCCGCGGTCACGGCTCGCGCCCAAGCGCTCGCCGCCCGCTGGCAGGCCGGTGGCGTGGCGGTCACCCTGGGCGCTGACGGCGCGCTGCTCGTCGGCGGCGACGGCACCCCCCTCGCCGTCCCCGCCCCGCCCGCGGGGACGGCCCCGGACCCGTGCGGCGCCGGGGACCGCTTCGCCGCCTCCGCGGCCGGCATGCTCGCCGACGGGGCGCTGCCCTCCGAGGCGGTGACGGGCGCGGTCGCGGCTGCGTCGAGGTTCGTCGCCGGCGGTGGTGCGAGCGCCCTCGCGCTGCCCGGTGCGGGCGCGACCCCACCCGGCGCCGAACCCGACGACCCGGTGGCCGCGGTGCGTCGCCGCGGCGGCACCGTCGTCGCGACCGGTGGCTGCTTCGACCTGCTCCACGCGGGCCACGTCCGCATGCTCGCCGGCGCCCGTGCGCTCGGCGACTGCCTCGTCGTCCTGCTGAACTCCGACGACTCCGTGCGCCGCCTCAAGGGGTCTGGCCGGCCGCTGGTGCCGGCACACGACCGTGCGGCGGTCGTGTCCGGCCTCGCCTGCGTCGACGCGGTGCGGGTCTTCGACGAGGACACCCCCGAGCGCGCCCTCGCGGAGCTGCGCCCCGACATCTGGGTCAAGGGCGCCGACTACGCCGTCGCCGACCTGCCCGAGGCCGCGGTGGTGCGTGCCTGGGGCGGGCAGGCGGTCGTCCTGCCCTACGTGCCCGGTCACTCGACCACGACGATCATCGAGGAGGTCACCCGACGTGAACACCCCTGA
- a CDS encoding SDR family oxidoreductase, producing the protein MNTPDPTHPRLRTVLVTGGASGLGAAVAADVRAAGGTPVVLDRVVPGLDVEHELVDLADSAAAHDAVERVAGRHGGITAVVTAAGTDACGALADVPAASWEQVIAVNLVGTAAVVRAALPHLEASGGSVVTVGSTLGLRALPDATAYCASKFGVVGFTRALAAELAGRVNVTLLVPGGMHTAFFDERPEQYRPAADAKLNRPEDVAKTVMFAICQPDGCEVREIVVTPSTESSYP; encoded by the coding sequence GTGAACACCCCTGACCCGACCCACCCGCGCCTACGCACGGTTCTTGTGACCGGTGGCGCCTCGGGCCTCGGCGCCGCCGTGGCCGCCGACGTGCGCGCTGCGGGCGGCACCCCCGTGGTCCTCGACCGGGTGGTGCCCGGCCTCGACGTCGAGCACGAGCTCGTCGACCTCGCCGACAGCGCCGCCGCGCACGACGCCGTCGAGCGGGTCGCCGGCCGCCACGGCGGCATCACCGCCGTCGTCACCGCGGCGGGGACCGACGCGTGCGGCGCGCTCGCCGACGTGCCCGCAGCGAGCTGGGAGCAGGTCATCGCGGTGAACCTGGTGGGCACGGCCGCGGTGGTGCGCGCGGCGCTGCCCCACCTCGAGGCGTCGGGGGGCAGCGTCGTGACGGTCGGGTCGACCCTCGGGCTGCGGGCGCTGCCCGACGCCACCGCCTACTGCGCGAGCAAGTTCGGCGTCGTCGGCTTCACGCGGGCGCTGGCCGCCGAGCTCGCCGGTCGCGTCAACGTCACCCTGCTCGTCCCCGGCGGCATGCACACGGCGTTCTTCGACGAGCGCCCCGAGCAGTACCGGCCGGCGGCCGACGCGAAGCTCAACCGCCCCGAGGACGTGGCGAAGACGGTCATGTTCGCCATCTGCCAGCCCGACGGTTGCGAGGTCCGCGAGATCGTCGTCACCCCGTCCACCGAGTCGTCCTATCCGTGA
- a CDS encoding glycosyltransferase family 9 protein — protein sequence MTGPRPSRRPLLVALRALGLGDLLTAFPALRALADAFPEHRRVLAAPEALRALALASGAVDAVVATAPLAPLPAELHGADVAVNLHGRGPESHRVLLDARPGRFIAFRHPAIPESASSPEWRADEHEVVRWCRLLDAHGIPADPRRLDLVVDPAAAPAVARGATLLHPGAASGARRWPVDRWVEVARAERAVGRPVTITGGPAEIPDATAIADAAGVPPEAVLAGRTGLAELAAAVAAADRVVCGDTGVAHLATAVGTPSVVLFGPVPPSEWGPPGDRPQHRALWARRRGDPHASHPDPGLLAVSVHDVVAALAELPANDGGEGNVC from the coding sequence GTGACCGGCCCCCGGCCGTCGCGGCGACCGCTGCTCGTCGCGCTGCGGGCCCTCGGCCTCGGCGACCTGCTGACCGCCTTTCCGGCCCTGCGTGCGCTGGCCGACGCGTTTCCCGAGCACCGCAGGGTGCTCGCCGCGCCCGAGGCCCTGCGGGCGCTCGCCCTCGCGAGCGGCGCCGTCGACGCGGTCGTCGCCACCGCGCCGCTCGCCCCGCTCCCCGCCGAGCTGCACGGCGCCGACGTCGCGGTGAACCTCCACGGCCGCGGGCCGGAGAGTCACCGGGTGCTCCTCGACGCGCGCCCGGGGCGGTTCATTGCCTTCCGGCACCCGGCCATCCCCGAGAGCGCGTCGAGCCCGGAGTGGCGAGCGGACGAGCACGAGGTGGTGCGCTGGTGCCGGCTGCTCGACGCGCACGGCATCCCCGCCGACCCCCGAAGGCTCGACCTCGTCGTCGACCCGGCCGCAGCGCCGGCCGTCGCGCGCGGCGCGACGCTCCTGCATCCCGGTGCGGCCAGCGGCGCCCGCCGCTGGCCCGTCGATCGCTGGGTCGAGGTCGCACGGGCCGAACGAGCGGTCGGTCGCCCGGTGACGATCACCGGCGGGCCCGCGGAGATCCCTGACGCGACGGCGATCGCGGACGCGGCGGGCGTCCCGCCCGAGGCCGTTCTGGCTGGGCGCACCGGGCTCGCCGAGCTCGCGGCTGCGGTTGCCGCTGCAGATCGCGTCGTGTGCGGGGACACCGGCGTGGCGCACCTCGCCACCGCAGTCGGCACGCCGTCGGTCGTGCTTTTCGGCCCGGTACCCCCTTCGGAGTGGGGGCCGCCCGGCGACCGGCCGCAGCACCGTGCGCTCTGGGCCCGTCGTCGGGGCGACCCTCACGCGAGCCATCCCGATCCGGGCCTGCTCGCCGTCAGCGTGCACGACGTCGTCGCCGCCCTCGCGGAACTGCCCGCGAACGATGGCGGCGAGGGGAACGTCTGCTAG